One region of Terricaulis silvestris genomic DNA includes:
- the rpmB gene encoding 50S ribosomal protein L28 yields the protein MSRRCELSGVNRQIGHKVSHSNIKTKREFKPNLVDVTLSSDALGQSYKLRITAAALRSVDHRGGLDGYLLKAKEEQLSTRAAKIRRNLKKKLSETVAA from the coding sequence ATGTCCCGCCGCTGCGAGCTGTCCGGCGTCAATCGCCAGATTGGCCACAAAGTCAGCCACTCCAACATCAAGACCAAGCGGGAGTTCAAGCCGAACCTCGTCGACGTCACGCTGTCGAGCGATGCGCTGGGCCAATCCTACAAGCTCCGCATCACCGCAGCGGCGCTCCGCTCGGTTGATCACCGCGGCGGCCTCGACGGCTATCTGCTGAAGGCGAAGGAAGAGCAGCTCTCCACGCGCGCTGCCAAGATCCGCCGCAATCTGAAGAAGAAGCTTAGCGAAACCGTCGCCGCCTAG
- a CDS encoding DUF3108 domain-containing protein — translation MRSLAVALALGLAALAGSASAQSANRTFVGQYDVHARGVLAGRFDYRFTQTGNSYTATANREMTGWVGAALNRSQDYRYAVRGTIGANGALRPSAYEHQGGRRRDDRPNGRLIRAAFTADDVVTTAQPGNPNMGDPPATAAQRRGVVDQLSAIATLLTSSADPCSRTLNVYMDGRARFDFVLSPNGTVNVNSAAYRGQAVRCSVQFRPIAGFGEPPEAATLTFLFARTTSGMYAPLTIEMPADGVGVVRLEARRLTVNGTALR, via the coding sequence ATGAGATCGCTGGCCGTCGCTTTGGCCCTAGGATTGGCCGCGCTGGCGGGCTCCGCCTCGGCGCAGAGCGCTAACCGCACGTTCGTGGGCCAGTATGACGTCCACGCCCGCGGCGTTCTGGCCGGCCGGTTCGACTACCGGTTCACTCAGACCGGAAATAGCTACACGGCGACGGCCAATCGCGAAATGACAGGCTGGGTCGGGGCCGCGCTCAACCGCAGCCAGGACTATCGCTACGCCGTGCGTGGTACGATTGGCGCCAACGGCGCGCTGCGTCCGAGCGCTTATGAACACCAAGGCGGACGGCGCCGCGATGACCGGCCGAATGGCCGACTTATCCGCGCAGCCTTCACCGCAGATGACGTCGTGACGACGGCTCAACCCGGCAATCCGAACATGGGCGACCCGCCGGCCACAGCTGCCCAGCGGCGCGGTGTTGTTGATCAGCTCAGCGCCATTGCGACGCTTCTGACCTCGTCCGCGGACCCATGCTCGCGCACTTTGAATGTCTACATGGACGGTCGCGCGCGCTTCGACTTCGTGCTTTCGCCGAATGGCACGGTGAACGTCAATTCCGCGGCCTATCGCGGGCAAGCGGTGCGCTGCAGCGTCCAATTCCGTCCGATCGCCGGGTTCGGCGAGCCGCCGGAAGCTGCGACGCTGACCTTCCTGTTCGCCCGCACGACGAGCGGCATGTACGCGCCGCTGACCATCGAAATGCCGGCGGACGGTGTT